One part of the Thermococcus radiotolerans genome encodes these proteins:
- a CDS encoding TrkH family potassium uptake protein, translated as MLELRKYINISDDIFVVKNLIGAILQGVGLAYLFPVLLVWFYPDEINYVVYFALPGVFSILLGAWLARHMGKVEDVNLRQAMVSAAFTWLFASFISVIPFIYIADMPFVDSYFESMSAWTGTGLTMMSHLESYPHILLFWRSWMQWLGGIGIVLVALTVLIRPGVAAARLYRAEARSERIVPNLVNTSKVIFQIYLVLTLVGVYLYYINGMPLFDAVIHSMTGLGTGGMSSHDLSIGYFNSTSIEAVTIFLMIMGAVNFTVHYRLFRDRHLKPFFEDVQVKYMFIFLFPAIAVIALSLTQLGDGIGDALRQAVFHAVSAITCTGFGIADLSKYPELGKFILGILMVIGGGAGSTAGGIKLIRVILMYESLKWTLQSAILPKGAVIKRKVGNYLFSEEDIQEVMSFTMTYFAFLLIGTLYTMLRLGTSLTDSFFEVASAQGNVGLSIGITSPTLPVDLKILLILHMWIGRLEIFSTLVFIISVFLLAPRVVTRR; from the coding sequence ATGCTAGAGCTCAGAAAGTACATCAACATCTCTGACGACATCTTCGTGGTTAAGAATCTCATCGGGGCAATCCTGCAGGGTGTGGGGCTGGCGTACCTCTTCCCCGTGTTGCTGGTGTGGTTCTACCCCGATGAAATCAATTACGTTGTGTACTTTGCCCTCCCTGGAGTGTTCTCCATTCTGCTCGGCGCGTGGCTCGCGAGGCACATGGGAAAGGTTGAGGACGTCAACCTCAGACAGGCTATGGTCTCGGCCGCCTTCACCTGGCTCTTCGCATCGTTCATAAGCGTCATACCGTTCATCTACATAGCTGACATGCCCTTCGTGGATTCCTACTTTGAGAGCATGAGCGCGTGGACCGGAACGGGCCTCACCATGATGAGTCACCTTGAGAGCTACCCCCATATACTCCTCTTCTGGCGCTCGTGGATGCAGTGGCTCGGCGGAATCGGTATCGTGCTGGTCGCGCTGACGGTTCTCATCCGCCCCGGCGTTGCGGCGGCCAGGCTCTACCGCGCCGAGGCGAGGAGCGAGAGGATAGTCCCCAACCTGGTGAACACATCAAAGGTCATCTTCCAGATATACCTGGTTCTCACATTGGTTGGCGTTTACCTCTACTACATCAACGGCATGCCCCTCTTTGATGCCGTCATACACTCCATGACCGGTCTTGGAACCGGTGGTATGAGTAGCCACGACCTGAGCATCGGCTACTTCAACAGCACCTCCATAGAGGCCGTCACGATATTCCTCATGATAATGGGTGCCGTCAACTTCACGGTTCACTACAGACTCTTCAGGGACAGGCACCTCAAGCCCTTCTTCGAGGACGTTCAGGTCAAGTACATGTTCATATTCCTGTTCCCCGCGATAGCCGTGATAGCCCTCAGCCTCACCCAGCTCGGAGATGGCATAGGCGACGCCCTCAGACAGGCGGTTTTCCACGCAGTTTCGGCAATAACCTGTACCGGATTTGGAATCGCTGACCTGAGCAAGTATCCGGAGCTGGGCAAGTTCATACTAGGCATCCTTATGGTCATCGGCGGCGGCGCCGGAAGCACCGCGGGTGGTATAAAGCTCATACGTGTCATATTGATGTACGAAAGCCTCAAGTGGACCCTCCAGAGCGCCATACTGCCCAAGGGTGCAGTCATCAAGAGGAAGGTGGGCAACTATCTGTTCAGCGAGGAGGACATTCAGGAGGTCATGAGCTTCACGATGACGTACTTCGCCTTCCTTCTCATAGGCACGCTCTACACGATGCTCCGCCTCGGCACGAGCCTGACGGATTCTTTCTTCGAGGTCGCCTCCGCCCAGGGCAACGTTGGTCTCAGCATCGGCATAACCTCCCCCACACTGCCGGTTGACCTCAAAATCCTCCTCATCCTTCACATGTGGATTGGAAGGCTGGAGATATTCTCGACCCTAGTGTTCATCATAAGCGTATTCCTCCTCGCCCCGAGGGTGGTGACGAGGAGATGA
- a CDS encoding CBS domain-containing protein, with protein MVGILVQEVMTDRFQKIDIDAPLSEAIGIFEKEDPDLILVFDGNLYKGVLTQDLIVRSHLKWDPTKAKVRDVYKTAPVIKPDEDLSKAAKLMIEVDLRSLPVGESKAEIIGVISDMELLNRIVKEEFGEKKVEDFMTKDVITLKPDDTVAKALATMRDHAISRIPVVNEEGRLEGLVTLHDLIIRFIKPRFKAQYGEVAGEKIPPFSMQLRDVMIRGVITIPAEATLRDAVKTMMDNDIDGLVVVDEGNRVRGILTVKDMLLPISRMVEKEVRFYLQLGGDADVLSDFTRERIIEDVRRFVDGYEDLLGQEGIIYLYIRRFNERFRGVHLYQARMRVVTDRGVFIATGETWGAIQAVHDALRAIERQLLQKAELEKDTHYYKRFLEKMGLD; from the coding sequence ATGGTCGGTATTCTTGTGCAGGAGGTTATGACCGACAGGTTCCAGAAAATAGACATCGACGCCCCGCTTTCTGAGGCGATCGGAATTTTTGAGAAGGAAGACCCTGACCTTATTCTGGTCTTCGACGGAAACCTGTACAAGGGAGTCCTGACCCAGGACCTGATAGTACGCTCCCACCTCAAGTGGGACCCAACCAAAGCCAAGGTTAGGGACGTCTACAAGACCGCTCCGGTTATCAAGCCGGATGAGGACCTTAGCAAGGCCGCCAAGCTCATGATTGAGGTTGACCTGCGCTCCCTCCCGGTTGGGGAGAGCAAGGCTGAAATCATTGGAGTTATAAGCGATATGGAGCTCCTCAACAGGATCGTTAAGGAGGAGTTCGGGGAAAAGAAAGTCGAAGACTTCATGACGAAGGACGTTATAACCCTGAAGCCCGACGACACTGTTGCAAAGGCGCTCGCAACAATGCGCGACCACGCGATCTCAAGGATACCCGTGGTCAACGAGGAGGGAAGGCTCGAAGGCCTTGTTACCCTGCACGACCTGATAATAAGGTTCATCAAGCCCCGCTTCAAGGCCCAGTACGGAGAGGTCGCCGGTGAAAAGATACCTCCCTTCAGCATGCAGCTCCGCGACGTGATGATAAGGGGTGTTATAACCATACCCGCCGAGGCAACGCTGAGGGACGCCGTCAAGACGATGATGGACAACGACATAGACGGACTGGTTGTCGTTGACGAGGGCAACAGGGTCAGGGGAATCCTCACCGTCAAGGACATGCTCCTGCCAATCTCAAGGATGGTTGAGAAGGAGGTCCGCTTCTACCTCCAGCTTGGCGGAGATGCGGATGTACTCAGCGACTTCACGAGGGAGAGGATAATTGAGGACGTGAGGCGCTTCGTTGACGGCTACGAAGACCTCCTTGGCCAGGAAGGCATAATCTACCTCTACATCAGGCGCTTCAACGAGCGCTTCAGGGGAGTGCACCTCTACCAGGCCAGAATGCGTGTCGTCACCGACAGGGGGGTGTTCATAGCAACCGGAGAAACATGGGGTGCGATACAGGCAGTCCACGACGCACTCAGGGCCATCGAGAGACAGCTCCTCCAGAAGGCGGAGCTTGAAAAGGACACCCACTACTACAAGCGCTTCCTTGAGAAGATGGGACTCGATTGA
- the map gene encoding type II methionyl aminopeptidase gives MDEREALIKAGEIARQVKKEVVDMIKPGAKLYDIAEFVERRIVELGGKPAFPCNLSINEIAAHYTPYKGDDSVLKEGDYLKVDLGVHVDGYIADTAVTFRVGMEEDDLMAASKEALENAISVIRAGVKISEIGKAIEETIRGYGFNPIVNLSGHKIERYKLHAGISIPNIYRPNDSYVLKEGDVIAIEPFATTGAGQVIEVPPALIFMHIRDRPVRMAQARRLLMHIKREYNGLPFAYRWLQGFMPEGQLKLALAQLDRAGAIYSYQILREVRGGLVSQFEHTVIVEKDGAYITT, from the coding sequence GTGGACGAGAGAGAGGCACTCATAAAGGCAGGGGAGATAGCACGCCAAGTGAAGAAGGAAGTTGTCGACATGATAAAGCCCGGGGCAAAGCTCTACGACATCGCGGAGTTCGTGGAGAGGCGCATAGTCGAACTCGGTGGAAAGCCCGCCTTCCCGTGCAATCTATCGATAAACGAAATCGCTGCCCACTACACGCCGTACAAGGGCGACGATAGCGTCCTCAAGGAAGGGGACTACCTCAAAGTCGACCTCGGCGTTCACGTGGACGGATACATAGCGGACACCGCCGTAACGTTCAGGGTGGGGATGGAAGAGGACGACCTGATGGCCGCCTCCAAGGAAGCACTTGAGAACGCCATAAGCGTGATACGCGCGGGTGTCAAAATAAGCGAGATTGGAAAGGCAATAGAGGAGACCATACGCGGTTACGGCTTCAATCCAATAGTCAATCTCAGCGGTCACAAAATAGAGCGCTACAAGCTCCACGCCGGTATAAGCATCCCGAACATATACCGCCCCAACGACAGCTACGTCCTCAAGGAGGGGGACGTCATCGCGATAGAGCCCTTCGCGACCACTGGTGCCGGGCAGGTCATAGAAGTTCCACCGGCGCTCATATTCATGCACATCCGCGACAGGCCGGTGAGGATGGCCCAGGCCAGGAGGCTTCTCATGCACATAAAGAGGGAGTACAACGGCCTCCCCTTCGCCTACCGCTGGCTCCAGGGCTTCATGCCGGAGGGTCAGCTCAAGCTCGCCCTGGCTCAGCTTGACAGGGCCGGAGCGATTTACAGCTACCAGATACTGAGGGAGGTTCGCGGCGGCCTGGTGAGCCAGTTCGAGCACACGGTTATAGTGGAAAAGGACGGGGCGTACATAACGACCTGA
- a CDS encoding energy-coupling factor ABC transporter ATP-binding protein, producing the protein MNVISVEDLSFRYRRAREYSLKNVSFKVRQGELLGIIGPSGSGKSTLCLTLNGVIPNSIKGEFSGDVIVRDPETGEKYNTKETPVAKLSTLVGLVLQNPESQLFNMTVEEEIAFGLENLGFDRNEILRRLRWALEVTGLRGLENEFPPNLSGGQQQRLAIAAVLAMEPAVLVLDEPTSQLDPVGRKEVLGLVSLLRKEHGITVVLVEHHTDYILRFADRVLVMAGGEIVLEGTPREIAEEAETLKRLGVKLPPSLEISHELRKRGMLKGPAITEEELLSGIGYPPV; encoded by the coding sequence ATGAACGTCATAAGCGTGGAGGACCTCAGTTTCAGGTACAGGCGAGCGAGGGAGTACTCGCTGAAGAACGTGAGCTTTAAGGTTAGGCAGGGGGAGCTCCTCGGAATAATCGGGCCGAGCGGAAGCGGAAAGTCCACGCTCTGTCTGACCCTCAACGGCGTGATTCCCAACTCGATAAAGGGTGAGTTCTCAGGCGATGTCATAGTCAGGGACCCGGAGACCGGGGAGAAGTACAACACCAAGGAAACACCCGTGGCGAAGCTCTCAACGCTCGTCGGCCTTGTCCTCCAGAATCCCGAGAGCCAACTCTTCAACATGACCGTCGAGGAGGAGATAGCCTTCGGTCTTGAAAATCTGGGATTCGATAGAAACGAGATACTCAGAAGACTCCGGTGGGCGCTGGAGGTAACCGGACTGAGGGGACTTGAGAACGAGTTTCCGCCCAACCTGAGCGGGGGACAGCAGCAGAGGCTGGCCATAGCGGCGGTTCTGGCCATGGAGCCGGCCGTGCTTGTTCTGGACGAACCGACGTCCCAGCTTGACCCCGTCGGACGGAAGGAAGTCCTGGGACTCGTTTCCCTCCTCCGGAAGGAGCACGGCATCACGGTGGTTCTGGTCGAGCATCACACCGACTACATCCTCCGTTTCGCCGACCGGGTGCTGGTCATGGCGGGCGGAGAAATTGTCCTGGAGGGAACCCCCAGGGAGATAGCCGAGGAGGCCGAGACGCTGAAGAGACTAGGTGTGAAGCTCCCTCCAAGCCTCGAGATATCCCACGAGCTCAGGAAGAGGGGTATGTTGAAGGGACCGGCCATCACTGAGGAGGAGCTTCTCTCCGGGATAGGATATCCTCCAGTGTGA
- the cyaB gene encoding class IV adenylate cyclase, with the protein MIEIEVKGYANEAVFERVRENFKLIRKEYHEDTYFRHPCRDFAETDEALRIRIRRFNGHFEAFLTYKGPKIDQNSKTRMEIEVPISDPDKHTEILRNLGFEEVLTIEKTREKYYVDKGIIIDLDEVNGLGKFIEIEALAEGEEVVEETVKILREILESLGVERFERRSYLELMLEREVEHGEAG; encoded by the coding sequence ATGATAGAGATTGAGGTTAAGGGGTACGCGAACGAGGCAGTGTTTGAGCGCGTTAGGGAGAACTTCAAGCTGATACGAAAGGAGTATCACGAGGACACCTACTTCAGGCATCCGTGCAGGGATTTCGCCGAAACCGATGAGGCCCTCAGGATAAGGATAAGACGCTTCAACGGGCACTTCGAGGCGTTCCTCACTTACAAGGGGCCAAAGATAGACCAGAACTCGAAAACCCGAATGGAGATAGAGGTCCCGATAAGCGACCCCGACAAGCACACGGAGATACTCAGAAACCTGGGTTTCGAGGAGGTTCTCACCATAGAGAAGACCCGGGAAAAGTACTACGTGGACAAGGGTATCATAATAGACCTCGACGAGGTGAACGGTCTCGGAAAGTTCATTGAGATCGAGGCCCTAGCCGAGGGAGAAGAGGTCGTCGAGGAAACGGTAAAGATACTCCGTGAGATTCTGGAGTCCCTGGGAGTCGAGAGGTTCGAGAGACGCTCTTACCTGGAGCTAATGCTCGAAAGGGAGGTGGAGCATGGGGAGGCTGGATGA